The nucleotide sequence GCAACCCATCTGTCGCAAGCAGTGCCATAGTGACAATGAACGACGCTATTCGCCGCATGAAAGCGGATGGTTTCATAGACAAGGTACTCCGCCTATACCAATGAAGTCACGATTAGCCCGGCCCCATGCGGATCCCCACATCGACCAAGCCATTGCGCAGATCCTGCACTTCTAGCGAGAGAAGGAATGGATGGCATGTCACTAGTTCTAATACTTACCGTTAATGCTTACCGCTTTTCCGAAGCCACAGCATTGCATACACTGTAGCCAGTCCAAGCGAAACTGCTCACAAGCAGCGCATCGACATCCGCCGGAATCAGACATGAATGGTGTGTTCTTTTAACAAAACAAGATGATGAAAAGCAAAGTAACCGTGGGCCTGATGGGTGACTACCACGCCTCAATACCCGCTCACCAAGCGATACCTTTGGCGCTGCAAAGCGCAAGCCACGCAAACAACATTGCCGTTGAGTTTGAGTGGGTAGCCACCGAAGAGATCATCAACCCATCGCGCGTCGCTCCGTTTGATGGTCTCTGGTGTGTACCTGGTAGCCCCTATCAGAGCATGGACGGTGCACTTCGGGCCATTGAACATGCCCGCCGAGCAGCCATACCATTCCTCGGCACGTGCGGGGGTTTTCAACATGCCGTTATTGAGTTCGCGCGTAACGTGCTTGGATGGCGCGATGCCGAGCATGCAGAAACTGCACCGGATGCAGCCCGTGCGGTGATCTCGCCTCTAGAGTGCGCCTTGGTCGAGGCAACAGGCACTGTCCGCCTATTCCCAGGGACCCGCATTGCCGCCGCCTACGGTGCCAACCAAACGACCGAAGGGTACCGTTGCCGTTATGGCCTCAACCCTAGATTCCAGTTGGAACTCACGGCGGGGCCGCTTCGAGCAGCGGCGGACGACGAAACAGGCGAAGTGCGCAGCGTAGAGTTGGATGGGCACCCTTTCTTCGTCGCCACCTTGTTTCAACCCGAGCGCGCAGCATTGAAAGGTCAGCGCGCACCCTTGGTGGAGGCGTTTGTCCGGGCCTGCGCTGTGTGAAGCTCACGTAGCCGCCCCGCAAGCAATCCAATGAAGGGCGGCAATTACGTGGTTTATAGGGCTTTATTTTGGGTCTGATGTTTTGGGGGCCTGCCCATACTTGGCTCATCCAGGTATTGACAGGGGCCCACCATGCAAATCAACCGTCTGAACCATCTGCAGTTTCCGCCTGACAGCAGCCTGCCGTCCGCGCTGAAAAAGACGAGTGCCACTTCCAATGCCCCTGCTCTAGCAGCCCCCACCGCTGCGCCAGAGATTCAGCGCTCGGACAATTTGCCTGGCAGCGTGGTGCTCAAGATCAACAACCAAGCATCTGTGGGGGCCGAGCAGTTGGGCGACAAGGTGAGCACGCCGGATGCGTCCATGTACAGCAACTTGGCGCGCAACACGGCAAGCCCAGCGCCCGCCATCAAGCCCGCTGATATTGACAACATGTCTTTGGAGAACCAACTGGCTTTGGGCAGAAACATGGGCGTGTTTACCAAGATTTCGCTCAACAAAGACGGCGTGTTGGTGGCCAAAGCACAAACACCCGCTTCAAGCAGCCCACCTGAGTTTGTAAGCTCAGCCGTGAACACCATGCGTGACTATGCAGAAGGTATTGCCGCCTTGAAAAAAGGTGCCGGCGAAGGCGATGCCAAGGTCACCAGTGGCCTGAGCGCCAAGTTTCAGCAGCTCACCGCCAAGCTCAACGTTTTTGCCTAGAGCCCACTAGGCCTCACGCGCCAGGCTTATTTCGACGAAGCTCTTAAACCACGCCTTGCGCACGCAGCGCGGCTATCTCACTGGCCTGCAGTCCCAAGCCTTGCAGCACCTCGTCGGTGTGCTCGCCCAGCACGGGTGGCGCGCGGTGGAGCACAGGCGGCGTGGCGCTTAGGCGCAAGGGGCTTGCCACAGTTGCTATGGATTGAATAGCTGTCTGCGCAATACCTGCGGGCGCTAAAGGCTGATTGACCACCAAACCACGGGCTTGCACCTGGGCATCGGCAAACGCTTGGCCCATGTCGTTAATCGGGCCGCAGGGCACGGCTTTGTCTTCCAACAAGGTGATCCACTGCGCGGTGCTGCGCGTGCGGGTCACGGCTTGCATGGCCTCAATCAAAGCCTCGCGGTTTTTGACGCGCAGCGAGTTGCTGGCGTACAGCGGGTCTGTGGCCCATTGCGGCTGGCCAGCGGCCTCGCAAAAGCGGGCGAACTGGCCGTCGTTGCCAATGGCCAAGAGCATGGCGCCGTCTGCGGTGGGAAAGTCTTGGTAAGGCGCAAGGCTTGGGTGGCTGTTGCCTTGGCGCTGGGGAACCTTGCCGGTGTTGAGCAAGCCTGCCGCTTGGTTGGCAAGGATAGCCATGCCTACGTCCAATAGCGCCATATCAATGTGCTGGCCTTGGCCCGTGCGGTTGCGCACTTCTACCGCGGCCAAGATGGCGCTGCAGGCGTACACGCCGGTAAACAAGTCGGTGAGCGCCACACCCACGCGTTGCGGGCCGCCACCGGGCACGTCGTCCGGGCGGCCGGTGATGCTCATCATGCCGCTCATGGCTTGGATCATGAGGTCGTAGCCCGCGCGTTGTGCATACGGACCGTATTGACCAAAGCCGGTGACCGAGCAGTAAATCAGGCGCGGGTTGAGCGCTTGCAGGCTGGCGTAGTCCAGCCCATATTGCGCCAAGCCCCCGACTTTGAAGTTTTCAACCAAGATGTCGCTCTCCAACGCCATTTTGCGGATCAGGGCCTGGCCTTGGTCCTGCGCCATGTCAATGGTGATGGAGCGCTTATTGCGGTTGCAGGCCGTGAAGTACGTGGCGTGCGCGGTGTCTTGGCCCTCACCGTCTTTGAGGAACGGAGGCCCCCAGTGGCGGGTGTCGTCCCCCACGCCTGGGCGCTCTACTTTCACCACATCGGCCCCGAGGTCGGCCAGCATTTGGGTGCACCAAGGGCCCGCTAACACACGTGACAAGTCCAACACTTTGAGGTGGGAGAGCGCGCCACTAGGGGTGCTGGCGGTGGTTGCTTGGCTGGTGGTTGAAGCGTGGCTTGGCTGCATACAGAGTTGGCTTGTGGCCCGTTTTGGTAATAGTTGCGCAATGGTACTGCGCGCTTTTTCTGGGCCAGTGCGCAGGCGCGCTATGCGCTTGGTGTTTTCCCTAGTTTGCTGCTTTTTTAGGGTGATCCACGTTGACAAGGACTTGTCCCGGCAGGTTTAATTCGCTTCATGAAAACGTTTTCATTACTAGTTTATTAAACTGATAACGATTTCATTGGTAGGTAATTCGGTACGACGCACTAACAACACGAGGAGATTTACATGCAAGCTTTCACACACAAAACATTGGCAGTCTTGGTCGCCGCAATGGGCATGTCGGGCGCGGCAATGGCCCAAAAAGCAGAAGTAGTGCACTGGTGGACCTCTGGCGGTGAATCTGCCGCTGTGCAAGAGCTGGCCGCCGCCTACAAGGCAGCGGGCGGCACGTGGGTGGACACCGCAATCGCCGGTGGCGACAACGCACGCAATGCCACGATCAACCGCATCATTGGTGGCAAGCCACCGACGGTCGCGCAGTTCAACACCTCCAAGCAGTACCACGAAGTGGTGTTTGAAGGCTATATGAACAGCATTGACGCCGTCGCCAAGCGCGACAAGTGGGACCAAATCTTGCCGGAGCCATTGAAAAAATTCGTCAAGATCGAAGGTCGCTACTTTGCGGTGCCCGTCAACATCCACAACCCCAGCTGGTTCTGGTACTCCAAAGCGGTGCTGGACAAAGCGGGCGTGAAGGCTGAGCCCCAAAACATGGAGCAATTTTTTGCCGCGCTGGACAAAGTCAAGGCCAGTGGCGCCATTCCTTTGGCCCTAGGTGGCCAAGCTTGGCAAGAGAACATTTTGTTCAACGCCATTCTGCACACCGCAGGTGGCGCAGACCTCTACAAAAAGTTCTACACCAGCACTGACGGCGCAGTCGCCACCTCCGCAGACTTCAAGAAAATCTTGGCTGACTTTAAGAAGCTCAAAGGCTATGTGGACGCTGGTTCACCTAACCGCGACTGGAACGTGGCCACTGCCATGCTGATCAACAACAAGGCGGGCTTCCAAATCATGGGCGACTGGGCCAAAGGCGAATTCGCAGTGGCCAAACAAACCGCTGGTAAAGAGTTTGGTTGCTTCCCCGGATGGGGTGCCAAAGCGCCTTACATGATTGAGGGCGACGTGTTCGTGTTCCCTAAAACCAAGGACGCCGAAGCCATCAAGGCCCAAGAGTTGTTTGCCAGCGTTGTGACGTCTCCGGCAGTCCAAGTGGCGTTTAACGCGAAGAAGGGTTCCATCCCGATTCGCACCGACGTGGACATGGGCAAGCTCGACATTTGCAGCCAACAAGGTGTTGCCGCGCTGAAAGATGTGTCACGCCAATTGCCCGCCCCCTCGCAACTGGTGTCACCCGAAAAAGGTGGCCGCATGGCCGACGTCATCACCAAGTTCTGGAACACCGACCAGTCTGTGGATGACGCAGCCAAAGCCTTGGCTGCCATCTTGAAAGACCAGTCCTAAAGCGAACTAGCCCCCTGCCCGGCTGCGCGCTGTTTAGCGACGCGGCAGCCGGGTTCTCTTCACCCTCTCACTCTGAACTCACTATGCGCAAGCAAAAGCCCGGGAAACGGCCCAACTGGGGACTGCACCTGGCCCTGCTGCCTATGGCAATTACGGCCATTGTTGGCTACTTGGCCACCCTGTTGTGGTCTATCTTTATTTCGTTCACCAGCTCCAAGATGTTCCCCAATACCAACTTGGTGGGCTTTGACCAGTACCACAAGTTGTTTGCCAGCGAGCGGTGGCAGTTATCGCTCCAAAACTTGGCGCTGTTTGCGGTGGTGGGCATCAGCCTGTGCATGGTGCTGGGCTTTCTATTGGCCGTTTTTATTGACCAAAAGATCCGCTCCGAAAGCATCTTTCGCAGCATCTTCCTGTACCCCTACGCCATGTCGTTTGTGGTCACCGGTTTGGTATGGCAATGGATGCTGAACCCTGAAATGGGCATTCAGTCCGCCGTGCGCCGCCTCGGCTTTGAGAGCTTTCAGCTGGACTGGATCGTGACCCAAGACAAGGTGATGTACTGCATCATCTTGGCCGCCGTGTGGCAAGCCTCGGGCTTGGTGATGGCCATTTTGCTGGCGGGTTTGCGTGGCATTGACGAAGAAATTTGGAAAGCCGCGCGCCTCGACGGCATACCCACCTGGCGGGTGTACCTCAACATCGTGCTGCCCATGATCCAAGGCGCGGTGGCTACCGCCTTCATCTTGCAAGCCATTGGTGCCATCAAGGTGTACGACGCCGTGAACTCCATGACCCGTGGCGGCCCTGGCCTTGCCAGTGAGGTACCCGCCAAGTTCATTCTGGACCACTTGTTTCAACGCGGCAGCATTGCCTTGGCGTCCGCCGCCTCCGTGGTGATGTTGCTCACCGTGGTGGCTTTGCTAGTGCCTTATTACTACATCAACAAGCACCAGGCGGCTCAAAAAAATGCAAAGGCCTGACACCATGTCCAACGCCCCCAAAAACAAGCGCCCCACCAAGCGCTGGACACCCGCGCGTATTGGCATCTATCTCTTTCTAATCTCTGCAGCGGCCTTCTTCTTGTTGCCCTTGTATGTGATGTTGGTCACCTCGTTCAAAACACTGGACGACATACGCGAAAGCTCCATTTTTTCCCTACCCGCCACATTGACCTTGGAGCCATGGGCCATTGCTTGGACCTCCGCGTGCACAGGGCTTGAGTGCACAGGCTTAAAAGTAGGCTTCTGGAACTCGGTGCGCATCGTGATTCCCAGTGTCATCTTGTCGATCTTGCTGGGTGCGATCAACGGCTACGCACTCGCGTTTTGGCGCTCCAAATACGCCAACCTCTTGTTCGGCGTATTGATGATTGGCGTGTTTGTGCCCTACCAAGTCATCATGTACCCACTGGTGCGGCTGCTGTCCACCGTGGGCTTGTTTGGCTCTTTGCCCGCCATTGTGGTGATTCACAGCATCTTTGGTATGCCGGTGATGACGCTCCTGTTTCGCAACTACTACGCGGGCCTGCCCGAAGAGTTGTTCAAAGCCGCGCGGATTGACGGCGGTGGGTTCTGGCGCATTTTTATAGAGCTCATGCTGCCCATGTCCACCCCCATACTGATTGTGGCGACCATCATGCAGGTCACTGGCATCTGGAACGACTACTTGCTGGGCTTGATCTTCGGCGGCACAGAGCTCGCCCCCATGACGGTGCAGCTCAACAACATTGTCAATAGCACCACCGGTGAGCGGGCCTACAACGTCAACATGGCGGCAACCATTTTGACCTCTGCCATTCCACTTTTCATTTACCTAGCGTCTGGGCGCTGGTTTGTTCGCGGCATTGCCTCTGGCGCCGTTAAGGGTTAATTTTTCATGGCCAATATTTCTGTTCAAGCCTTAGACATCGAACTGGGCGGCGTCTCCATCATCAAGCACCTCAACCTTGAGGTCCAAGCCGGTGAGTTCCTCGTATTGCTAGGCCCCTCAGGCTGCGGCAAATCCACCTTGCTGCACAGCATTGCAGGACTGATTGATGTCACCGATGGCTCCATCTCCATTGGAGGCAACGACGTCACTTGGGCGGACCCCAAGGACCGTGGCATTGGCATGGTGTTCCAAAGTTATGCGCTCTACCCCACTATGACGGTGGAAGGCAATATGGCCTTTGGCCCCCGCTTGGCGGGCGTGGCCAAAGCCGAGATTGCCAAGCGTGTGGAGCAAGCGGCAGCCATGCTGCACCTGACCGAGTTGCTACAGCGCAAGCCCGCCAACTTGTCGGGCGGTCAGCGCCAGCGTGTGGCCATTGGCCGGGCCTTGGTGCGCCAAGCCAATGTGTTTTTGTTTGACGAACCGCTGTCCAACCTGGACGCCAAGCTGCGTGCGGAGTTGCGCCGCGAGCTCAAAGAGTTGCACAACAAACTCGGTGTGACCATGGTCTACGTCACCCATGACCAAGTGGAAGCCATGACCTTGGCCAGCCGCATCGCCGTGATGCGCAGCGGAAAAATTCAGCAGATCGACACGCCCGCTGCCGTCTACGGCAAGCCCGCCAATATGTATGTGGCGGGTTTCTTGGGGTCTCCGAGCATGAACTTTTTGGAAGGCACGCTCGAAGTGTCTGGCGCTGAAGCGGCGTTTGTGTCCCCCGCTTTGCGCTTGCCGCTGACTGGCTATGCCTTCAAAACCCCACCAAGGAACGGCCAAAAGGTCGTGTTAGGGGTGCGGCCCGAAGACGTCAGCGGCCACAGCGTGGCAGCGCCAGACCATGCTGCCGCTACCGTGCGCTTGGTGGAGCCCATGGGCCCCAACCAGGTGGTGTGGCTGCAAGTGGGCGACACGCAACTGGGCATGACGGCAGACTGCACCGTGGAGTACAGCAAGGGTGAGCTCACGTTTGTGCGCGTCAACGCCTCCAAGGCCTCGGTGTTTGACGCAGCGAGCCAAGACCGTCTCTAGGCCATGCCCTCACTGACCGACTTCCCCCGGGACTTTCACTTTGGTGCGGCCACATCGGCCTACCAGATTGAAGGCGCTGTGCACGCCGATGGGCGTGGGCCCAGCATGTGGGATGAGTTTGCCCACCACAGCGGCCGTATTGCAGACAAAAGCACGGGCGATGTGGCCTGCGACCACTACCACCGCATGCCGCAAGATGTGGCGCTCATCAAAACCTTGGGCCACAACGCCTACCGCTTTTCCATTGCCTGGCCACGGGTGCTGCCGCAAGGCACAGGGCTGGTAAACGCACAGGGCTTAGATTTTTATGAGCGCTTGGTAGACGCTTTGCTGGAAAAAGGCATCGCCCCCTACGCCACCCTCTACCACTGGGACTTGCCGCTGCCACTGCACGCGCGCGGCGGCTGGCTCAACCGCGACACGTGCCACGCATTTGCCGAGTTTGCCGATGCAGTGGCGCGCCGCTTGGGCGACCGGGTGCACAGCTACGCCACCCTCAACGAGCCGCGCTGCAGCGCCACCGTGGGATACCTAGAAGGGCGCCACGCGCCCGGCATGGAGGACCGCAGCAAATCGCTCTTGGCAGCGCACCATTTGCTGCTGGCCCACGGCATGGCAGTACCTGTGCTGCGCAGCCACACGCAAACGGCCAAGGTGGGCATTGTGTTGGACGTTAAGCCTTACTACGCGGCAGACCCTAGCGTGCAGACCCAGCAGGCGGTGCAGCATGCCGACGGTGTCTTCAACCGCTGGTTCTTGGACCCGCTGTTTTTGGGCCGCTACCCGGCGGATATTTGGCAAGCCCACGGCGAGCATGCGCCAGACATTGCGGCCAGCGATATGCAAATCATTGCCCAGCCCATCGACAGCTTGGGCCTGAACTACTACACCCGGGGGCATGTGCGCTTTGATGCCAGCCTGCCCTACCCCCACGCCCGTGAGGTGGAGGTGCCCGGCGCCTTATACACCACCATGGGCTGGGAAATCTTCCCTGAAGGTTTGCACCACATGCTGTTGCGCTTGCAGCAGCAGTACCCGGTCAAAGACCTGTTCATTGCCGAAAACGGTGCCGCCTTGAACGACCAAGTGCTGGATGGCCAAATCAACGATTCGGTACGCGTGCACTACCTGCACAGCCATCTGATGGCCGTGGCCCGAGCCAAACGCGAAGGCGTGCCCTTAAGTGCCTACTTTGCCTGGTCCCTCATGGACAACTTTGAATGGGGCAAGGGCTACACCCAGCGCTTTGGCCTCTGCCATGTGGACTATGCAACCCAAGTGCGCACCCCCAAGGCCAGCGCCTGGTGGTACCAAGGTTTCATTGCCAGCCAGCAGATATCTCAATAAACAGTTACAAAGAGCGTTCGCGCGCAAATCTCTCACCTTGCCCGTATTGAACCCGCCGCAACAACTCGCCGCCATACCGTCATTTACTACCTACATCCAACGCACCATGACAAGCCCAAACTACCCCACGCCCCCTAGCGACTTGACGTTTCCCCCCGCCTTCCACTGGGGCGTGGCCACCAGCGCTTACCAAATTGAAGGCGGCGCCAAAGACGGTGGCCGTGGCCCCTCTATTTGGGACACCTACTCCCACACCCCTGGCAAGGTACTCAATGGCGACACCGGCGATGTGGCCTGCGACCACTACCACCGCATGGAGTCTGACCTGGACCTCATCAAGTCGCTCGGCGTAGACAGCTACCGCTTTTCCATTGCCTGGCCCCGCGTGCAGCCACTAGGCTACGGCGCTTGGAACGAAGAGGGCTTGGCTTTCTACGACCGCTTGGTGGATGGCCTCTTGGCACGCGGCATTGCACCCCACATCACGTTGTACCACTGGGACTTGCCCCAAGGTCTGCAAGACCAAGGCGGCTGGGAGTCCCGCCAAACCGCGGTGCACTTTGCCGAATACGCACGGGTCATGGGCCAACGCTTGGGGGCCCGCGCCGCCAGCATCTGTACCCACAACGAACCTTGGTGCACCGCGGTGCTGGGCAATGAGCTTGGGCGCTTTGCCCCAGGGTTCAAAGACACCAAGATCATGCTGCGCGTGGCGCACCACTTGCTGCTGTCCCACGGCTTGGCGCTGCAAGCCATGCGCGCTGCGGGGGTGAAGGCACCCTTGGGCATTGTGCTCAATATGTCCCCCAGCACCCCCGCCAGCGACAGCGCCGCTGACATTGCCATGGCCAAGCGCGACTACGCGCAGTTTGTGCGCTGGTACATGGACCCCATCTTCTTGCAACAGTACCCCAGTGGCCCAGACCTGCCGGTGTGCGACGTGGTGCAAGCGGGCGACTTGGCCACCATCGCCCAGCCTATGGACTTCTTGGGCGTGAACTACTACACCCGCCTGTGGTGCTCTAGCGCAACGCCACCGGTTGCGCCACCCAACGCCATGGGCGTGTCCGACATGGGCTGGGAAAACTACCCGCAAGGTTTGACAGACTTGTTGGTCCAGATCCATGGCGACTACACACTGCCCCCTATCTACATCACAGAAAACGGCTTTGCCAATGCCGACAGCGTGGTGGACGGGCGCGTGTCTGACGCCCCGCGCATTGACTACATGCGCACCCACTTGCAAGCCCTCAAGGCCGCCATGGACAAGGGCGTTGATGTGCGTGGCTTCTTCTACTGGAGCTTGATGGACAACTACGAGTGGGACTCAGGCTACGCCAAGCGCTTTGGCCTGTTCCATGTGGACTACAGCAGCCAAGTGCGCACGGCCAAAGACAGCGCGCACTGGTACACCGCCCTCATCGGGCAGCACCGCAAGGCTTAAACCTTAAGCCGCGCCACAGCGCTGGTGGTCTCGCGCACCACCAGCTCTAGTTTGGGCACCAACACCTCGTCCATGGGGTAGCCCATCATGTTCAGCAAGGTATGGGCTGAGTAGCGCCCCACCTCATAGGTGGGCTGGCGTATCGACGTCATGGGCGGGGTCATAAACACCGAGCTAGGCAGATCGTCAAACCCGATGATGGACACATCATTGGGCACATGCAAGCCCCGTCGGTACAAGGCCAAGCGCGCCCCCAAAGCCGACTCATCGTT is from Rhodoferax aquaticus and encodes:
- a CDS encoding carbohydrate ABC transporter permease, with the translated sequence MRKQKPGKRPNWGLHLALLPMAITAIVGYLATLLWSIFISFTSSKMFPNTNLVGFDQYHKLFASERWQLSLQNLALFAVVGISLCMVLGFLLAVFIDQKIRSESIFRSIFLYPYAMSFVVTGLVWQWMLNPEMGIQSAVRRLGFESFQLDWIVTQDKVMYCIILAAVWQASGLVMAILLAGLRGIDEEIWKAARLDGIPTWRVYLNIVLPMIQGAVATAFILQAIGAIKVYDAVNSMTRGGPGLASEVPAKFILDHLFQRGSIALASAASVVMLLTVVALLVPYYYINKHQAAQKNAKA
- a CDS encoding GH1 family beta-glucosidase; the protein is MPSLTDFPRDFHFGAATSAYQIEGAVHADGRGPSMWDEFAHHSGRIADKSTGDVACDHYHRMPQDVALIKTLGHNAYRFSIAWPRVLPQGTGLVNAQGLDFYERLVDALLEKGIAPYATLYHWDLPLPLHARGGWLNRDTCHAFAEFADAVARRLGDRVHSYATLNEPRCSATVGYLEGRHAPGMEDRSKSLLAAHHLLLAHGMAVPVLRSHTQTAKVGIVLDVKPYYAADPSVQTQQAVQHADGVFNRWFLDPLFLGRYPADIWQAHGEHAPDIAASDMQIIAQPIDSLGLNYYTRGHVRFDASLPYPHAREVEVPGALYTTMGWEIFPEGLHHMLLRLQQQYPVKDLFIAENGAALNDQVLDGQINDSVRVHYLHSHLMAVARAKREGVPLSAYFAWSLMDNFEWGKGYTQRFGLCHVDYATQVRTPKASAWWYQGFIASQQISQ
- a CDS encoding ABC transporter ATP-binding protein encodes the protein MANISVQALDIELGGVSIIKHLNLEVQAGEFLVLLGPSGCGKSTLLHSIAGLIDVTDGSISIGGNDVTWADPKDRGIGMVFQSYALYPTMTVEGNMAFGPRLAGVAKAEIAKRVEQAAAMLHLTELLQRKPANLSGGQRQRVAIGRALVRQANVFLFDEPLSNLDAKLRAELRRELKELHNKLGVTMVYVTHDQVEAMTLASRIAVMRSGKIQQIDTPAAVYGKPANMYVAGFLGSPSMNFLEGTLEVSGAEAAFVSPALRLPLTGYAFKTPPRNGQKVVLGVRPEDVSGHSVAAPDHAAATVRLVEPMGPNQVVWLQVGDTQLGMTADCTVEYSKGELTFVRVNASKASVFDAASQDRL
- a CDS encoding carbohydrate ABC transporter permease, with product MSNAPKNKRPTKRWTPARIGIYLFLISAAAFFLLPLYVMLVTSFKTLDDIRESSIFSLPATLTLEPWAIAWTSACTGLECTGLKVGFWNSVRIVIPSVILSILLGAINGYALAFWRSKYANLLFGVLMIGVFVPYQVIMYPLVRLLSTVGLFGSLPAIVVIHSIFGMPVMTLLFRNYYAGLPEELFKAARIDGGGFWRIFIELMLPMSTPILIVATIMQVTGIWNDYLLGLIFGGTELAPMTVQLNNIVNSTTGERAYNVNMAATILTSAIPLFIYLASGRWFVRGIASGAVKG
- a CDS encoding GH1 family beta-glucosidase; the protein is MTSPNYPTPPSDLTFPPAFHWGVATSAYQIEGGAKDGGRGPSIWDTYSHTPGKVLNGDTGDVACDHYHRMESDLDLIKSLGVDSYRFSIAWPRVQPLGYGAWNEEGLAFYDRLVDGLLARGIAPHITLYHWDLPQGLQDQGGWESRQTAVHFAEYARVMGQRLGARAASICTHNEPWCTAVLGNELGRFAPGFKDTKIMLRVAHHLLLSHGLALQAMRAAGVKAPLGIVLNMSPSTPASDSAADIAMAKRDYAQFVRWYMDPIFLQQYPSGPDLPVCDVVQAGDLATIAQPMDFLGVNYYTRLWCSSATPPVAPPNAMGVSDMGWENYPQGLTDLLVQIHGDYTLPPIYITENGFANADSVVDGRVSDAPRIDYMRTHLQALKAAMDKGVDVRGFFYWSLMDNYEWDSGYAKRFGLFHVDYSSQVRTAKDSAHWYTALIGQHRKA
- a CDS encoding ABC transporter substrate-binding protein, which gives rise to MQAFTHKTLAVLVAAMGMSGAAMAQKAEVVHWWTSGGESAAVQELAAAYKAAGGTWVDTAIAGGDNARNATINRIIGGKPPTVAQFNTSKQYHEVVFEGYMNSIDAVAKRDKWDQILPEPLKKFVKIEGRYFAVPVNIHNPSWFWYSKAVLDKAGVKAEPQNMEQFFAALDKVKASGAIPLALGGQAWQENILFNAILHTAGGADLYKKFYTSTDGAVATSADFKKILADFKKLKGYVDAGSPNRDWNVATAMLINNKAGFQIMGDWAKGEFAVAKQTAGKEFGCFPGWGAKAPYMIEGDVFVFPKTKDAEAIKAQELFASVVTSPAVQVAFNAKKGSIPIRTDVDMGKLDICSQQGVAALKDVSRQLPAPSQLVSPEKGGRMADVITKFWNTDQSVDDAAKALAAILKDQS
- a CDS encoding CaiB/BaiF CoA transferase family protein, whose protein sequence is MQPSHASTTSQATTASTPSGALSHLKVLDLSRVLAGPWCTQMLADLGADVVKVERPGVGDDTRHWGPPFLKDGEGQDTAHATYFTACNRNKRSITIDMAQDQGQALIRKMALESDILVENFKVGGLAQYGLDYASLQALNPRLIYCSVTGFGQYGPYAQRAGYDLMIQAMSGMMSITGRPDDVPGGGPQRVGVALTDLFTGVYACSAILAAVEVRNRTGQGQHIDMALLDVGMAILANQAAGLLNTGKVPQRQGNSHPSLAPYQDFPTADGAMLLAIGNDGQFARFCEAAGQPQWATDPLYASNSLRVKNREALIEAMQAVTRTRSTAQWITLLEDKAVPCGPINDMGQAFADAQVQARGLVVNQPLAPAGIAQTAIQSIATVASPLRLSATPPVLHRAPPVLGEHTDEVLQGLGLQASEIAALRAQGVV
- a CDS encoding CTP synthase C-terminal region-related (seleno)protein produces the protein MMKSKVTVGLMGDYHASIPAHQAIPLALQSASHANNIAVEFEWVATEEIINPSRVAPFDGLWCVPGSPYQSMDGALRAIEHARRAAIPFLGTCGGFQHAVIEFARNVLGWRDAEHAETAPDAARAVISPLECALVEATGTVRLFPGTRIAAAYGANQTTEGYRCRYGLNPRFQLELTAGPLRAAADDETGEVRSVELDGHPFFVATLFQPERAALKGQRAPLVEAFVRACAV